Proteins found in one Camelus bactrianus isolate YW-2024 breed Bactrian camel chromosome X, ASM4877302v1, whole genome shotgun sequence genomic segment:
- the LOC105081267 gene encoding melanoma-associated antigen B16 yields MPQHQKTPQCPQDQCLQTLSKTQGLEVAQVSRALEETHLSSRPLMPGNSKEPLEAAASSPPEDAQSFYASSVAITATSSNKSDEVSMSQEEEDSPDTSQAVPDPKNVPIDALDEDVAMLVSFLLFKYQMKEPVTKADMLKIVTNKCEVHFPEIFLRASERMEMIFGLDLVEVDPTNHRYGLFIKLGLTYDGMLHGEEGIPKTGILILVLGVIFMKGNHATEDEVWEVLNLTGMYSSRKHFIFGEPRKLITKDFVKEKYLEYRQVANTDPAQFEFLWGPRAHAETTKMKVLEFVAKVHGTDPSSFPPQYEEALQDEEERARASISGRAVSPSVATASSSAKASSFSHT; encoded by the coding sequence ATGCCGCAGCATCAGAAGACTCCACAATGCCCACAGGATCAGTGCCTTCAGACCCTCAGTAAGACCCAGGGTCTGGAGGTGGCACAGGTCTCCAGGGCTCTGGAGGAGACCCATCTCTCCTCCCGTCCTCTAATGCCTGGCAATTCGAAGGAGCCTCTTGAGGCAGCTGCATCCAGCCCTCCTGAGGATGCTCAGAGTTTCTACGCATCTTCCGTTGCCATCACGGCCACCTCATCCAACAAATCAGATGAGGTCTCCATGAGCCAAGAGGAAGAGGATAGTCCAGACACCTCACAGGCTGTGCCAGACCCCAAGAATGTGCCCATAGATGCTCTAGATGAGGATGTGGCTATGTTGGTCAGTTTCCTGCTGTTCAAGTATCAAATGAAAGAGCCAGTAACAAAGGCAGATATGTTGAAGATTGTCACCAACAAGTGTGAAGTCCACTTTCCTGAGATCTTCCTGAGAGCCTCTGAGCGCATGGAGATGATCTTTGGCCTTGATCTAGTGGAAGTGGATCCCACCAACCACCGCTATGGCCTCTTCATCAAATTGGGCCTCACCTATGATGGGATGCTGCATGGCGAAGAAGGCATTCCCAAGACCGGCATCCTGATACTTGTCCTGGGCGTGATCTTCATGAAGGGCAACCATGCCACCGAAGATGAGGTCTGGGAAGTTCTGAATTTGACAGGAATGTATTCTAGTAGGAAGCACTTCATCTTCGGAGAGCCCAGGAAGCTCATCACCAAAgattttgtgaaagaaaaatacctggaGTACCGCCAGGTGGCCAACACTGATCCTGCACAATTTGAATTCCTGTGGGGCCCAAGAGCCCACGCAGAAACCACCAAGATGAAGGTCCTGGAGTTTGTCGCCAAGGTTCATGGGACTGACCCAAGCTCTTTCCCACCTCAGTATGAGGAGGCTTTGCAAGATGAAGAAGAGAGAGCCAGAGCCAGTATTTCAGGCAGGGCTGTCTCTCCTTCCGTGGCCACTGCAAGTTCCAGTGCCAAGGCTAGCAGCTTCTCCCACACCTAG